Proteins from a genomic interval of Daphnia pulex isolate KAP4 chromosome 4, ASM2113471v1:
- the LOC124192677 gene encoding proton channel OtopLc-like isoform X1, whose translation MTARVRWEGVDEVGHSKNGVADGATAIRNTRKRSSIEFICTAVRNLSHHTTSRPSSPKPIEVKSHTKEICPTCDGNTNESKAEKVPATTESQESGTLVGSVRSTAAEEAKSEQESLLKPVKEKPILGGAIIKQNFRSENQITLANTQPLPTINDRMSLPPFSGQNTPTHQRNHPEKVIKLWKQHGNRHNIRQATVDMLSALYGIMLVVMGVAFPTSQVISIKIPSHYYEGFYAYLYFVAIGFFGYIYVLLKTQFNSLTWKRRWYQMTQRLKDKKIAKTTADGDGASQDNGLSLEDIMTSRLRITLGKELDPRHSPNHGSFYLRMGAVVFGVGSMIYSGLEFAQYFEMSSNPLCDDIMMAVQPASRMLFTFFQMYFVFLNAKIQIVKNSNVIVARFGMMHIVATNLCVWLNVIIQETKHEILNFEQHGGGDTTEHDRHQVSGHGEELVQIAADAVDPDASAVIGHWLNKTVLDHVQDEGEYHSPSYHRLGKRTLSDECHRSDLMGTLTQNASPFLFPCAIEYSLICAAIMYEIWKHTGKNRHQKLARSVNDSPAGVRTPRTPRGSFYPYSQRRSPHHYSVDCTNANKGLFFGIFVLVLSILAMILFFVLIHREEYKSTAITIVHLAELILYMLTLIAVLIGIIQVSQLQFDASHPLDLDNILLIVALTGVISYNVFTIIGTQFSDHPDRMLVLINALTAVVQAVAQTVFVLGSSKRHLYTRRQEQRKPGREVVTFLMVTNFAMWAIITLEKSRFDAHPVQSQFFGQWPWTIITNISSPLAIFYRYHSTVCLCEIWKRCYKITERSSNHTPLQQLASV comes from the exons CTGGGAAGGAGTGGACGAAGTTGGTCATTCGAAGAACGGCGTAGCGGATGGAGCTACCGCTATCAGAAATACTAGGAAGAGATCTTCCATTGAGTTTATTTGCACAGCCGTCAGAAATTTGTCCCACCACACAACATCGCGACCGTCCAGTCCCAAGCCGATTGAGGTCAAGTCTCATACGAAGGAAATATGCCCAACATGCGATGGGAATACGAATGAATCAAAAGCAGAGAAAGTTCCGGCGACGACCGAGTCGCAGGAAAG TGGAACCTTGGTGGGAAGCGTCAGATCGACGGCTGCGGAAGAAGCGAAAAGCGAGCAGGAATCTCTCTTGAAACCCGTCAAAGAAAAACCTATCCTAGGCGGAGCAATAATCAAGCAGAATTTTCGAAGCGAAAATCAGATTACTTTGGCCAATACCCAGCCACTGCCCACAATCAATGACCGGATGTCTTTGCCGCCATTTAGCGGCCAAAACACTCCAACACATCAGCGGAACCACCCAGAGAAAGTCATCAAATTATGGAAACAACACGGCAA TCGTCACAATATCAGGCAGGCTACTGTCGACATGCTTAGCGCTCTATACGGAATCATGCTGGTAGTTATGGGCGTGGCCTTTCCTACTTCACAAGTCATTTCCATCAAGATCCCATCTCACTACTACGAG GGATTCTACGCTTACCTCTACTTTGTGGCCATTGGATTCTTTGGCTACATTTACGTCCTCTTGAAAACCCAATTCAACTCGCTAACGTGGAAAAGAC GTTGGTATCAAATGACGCAGCGTCTCAAGGATAAAAAGATAGCCAAAACAACGGCTGATGGCGACGGTGCCTCTCAAGACAATGGATTGTCCCTGGAGGACATAATGACCAGTCGATTACGGATTACTCTTGGCAAAGAACTCGATCCTAGACACAGTCCCAACCACGGATCCTTCTACCTTCGCATGGGAGCCGTCG TGTTTGGAGTTGGCTCAATGATTTATTCCGGGCTGGAATTCGCTCAATACTTTGAAATGTCATCCAATCCTTTGTGCGATGACATAATGATGGCAGTTCAGCCAGCGTCGCGTATGCTCTTCACATTTTTCCAAATGTATTTCGTTTTCCTAAATGCAAAG ATTCAGATTGTCAAGAACAGCAACGTCATTGTGGCTCGTTTTGGAATGATGCACATCGTAGCCACGAACCTCTGCGTCTGGCTCAACGTTATCATCCAGGAAACAAAACACGAGATCCTCAATTTCGAGCAGCATGGAGGTGGCGACACAACCGAGCACGACCGGCATCAGGTGTCTGGACACGGTGAAGAGCTCGTCCAAATAGCAG CAGATGCCGTCGACCCTGACGCTTCAGCCGTGATTGGACACTGGTTGAACAAGACAGTTTTGGACCACGTCCAGGATGAAGGTGAATATCATTCTCCATCATACCATCGGCTGGGCAAGAGGACGCTGTCGGACGAATGCCATCGCTCAGATTTGATG ggaacactGACGCAGAATGCCAGTCCTTTCCTGTTTCCATGCGCCATCGAATATTCTCTGATATGCGCCGCTATAATGTACGAAATATGGAAACATACTGGAAAAAATCGCCACCAAAAGTTGGCCCGTTCGGTAAACGATTCACCGGCCGGCGTCCGTACGCCCAGAACGCCCCGCGGAAGCTTTTATCCGTATTCGCAACGTCGTTCCCCGCACCACTATTCCGTCGACTGTACCAACGCCAACAAAGGCCTCTTCTTTGGAATTTTTGTCTTGGTGCTAAGCATTTTGGCCATGATACTGTTTTTCGTCTTGATCCATCGCGAGGAATACAAAAGTACAGCCATCACTATCGTCCATTTGGCCGAACTGATTCTTTACATGTTGACGTTGATCGCCGTCTTAATTGGAATCATACAA GTGAGCCAGTTGCAATTTGATGCTTCCCATCCGCTCGATCTCGACAACATCCTGCTTATCGTCGCTCTTACGGGCGTCATTTCCTACAACGTCTTTACCATAATCGGAACCCAGTTCAGCGACCATCCGGACAGGATGCTGGTGCTAATCAATGCCTTGACGGCCGTCGTGCAGGCTGTAGCTCAAACCGTGTTTGTCCTCGGTTCTTCCAAGCGACACCTCTACACTAGACGCCAGGAGCAGCGCAAACCTGGCCGTGAAGTCGTCACTTTCTTAATGGTCACCAACTTTGCGATG TGGGCCATTATAACGTTGGAGAAGAGCCGATTCGACGCCCACCCCGTCCAATCGCAATTTTTTGGTCAGTGGCCATGGACTATCATCACTAACATCAGCTCTCCACTGGCCATTTTCTATCGCTACCATTCGACAGTTTGTCTCTGCGAGATATGGAAACGTTGCTACAAAATCACAGAGAGATCATCTAACCATACTCCGCTTCAGCAGCTCGCAAGCGTCTAG
- the LOC124192677 gene encoding proton channel OtopLc-like isoform X4: MTARVRWEGVDEVGHSKNGVADGATAIRNTRKRSSIEFICTAVRNLSHHTTSRPSSPKPIEVKSHTKEICPTCDGNTNESKAEKVPATTESQESGTLVGSVRSTAAEEAKSEQESLLKPVKEKPILGGAIIKQNFRSENQITLANTQPLPTINDRMSLPPFSGQNTPTHQRNHPEKVIKLWKQHGKQATVDMLSALYGIMLVVMGVAFPTSQVISIKIPSHYYEGFYAYLYFVAIGFFGYIYVLLKTQFNSLTWKRRWYQMTQRLKDKKIAKTTADGDGASQDNGLSLEDIMTSRLRITLGKELDPRHSPNHGSFYLRMGAVVFGVGSMIYSGLEFAQYFEMSSNPLCDDIMMAVQPASRMLFTFFQMYFVFLNAKIQIVKNSNVIVARFGMMHIVATNLCVWLNVIIQETKHEILNFEQHGGGDTTEHDRHQVSGHGEELVQIADAVDPDASAVIGHWLNKTVLDHVQDEGEYHSPSYHRLGKRTLSDECHRSDLMGTLTQNASPFLFPCAIEYSLICAAIMYEIWKHTGKNRHQKLARSVNDSPAGVRTPRTPRGSFYPYSQRRSPHHYSVDCTNANKGLFFGIFVLVLSILAMILFFVLIHREEYKSTAITIVHLAELILYMLTLIAVLIGIIQVSQLQFDASHPLDLDNILLIVALTGVISYNVFTIIGTQFSDHPDRMLVLINALTAVVQAVAQTVFVLGSSKRHLYTRRQEQRKPGREVVTFLMVTNFAMWAIITLEKSRFDAHPVQSQFFGQWPWTIITNISSPLAIFYRYHSTVCLCEIWKRCYKITERSSNHTPLQQLASV, from the exons CTGGGAAGGAGTGGACGAAGTTGGTCATTCGAAGAACGGCGTAGCGGATGGAGCTACCGCTATCAGAAATACTAGGAAGAGATCTTCCATTGAGTTTATTTGCACAGCCGTCAGAAATTTGTCCCACCACACAACATCGCGACCGTCCAGTCCCAAGCCGATTGAGGTCAAGTCTCATACGAAGGAAATATGCCCAACATGCGATGGGAATACGAATGAATCAAAAGCAGAGAAAGTTCCGGCGACGACCGAGTCGCAGGAAAG TGGAACCTTGGTGGGAAGCGTCAGATCGACGGCTGCGGAAGAAGCGAAAAGCGAGCAGGAATCTCTCTTGAAACCCGTCAAAGAAAAACCTATCCTAGGCGGAGCAATAATCAAGCAGAATTTTCGAAGCGAAAATCAGATTACTTTGGCCAATACCCAGCCACTGCCCACAATCAATGACCGGATGTCTTTGCCGCCATTTAGCGGCCAAAACACTCCAACACATCAGCGGAACCACCCAGAGAAAGTCATCAAATTATGGAAACAACACGGCAA GCAGGCTACTGTCGACATGCTTAGCGCTCTATACGGAATCATGCTGGTAGTTATGGGCGTGGCCTTTCCTACTTCACAAGTCATTTCCATCAAGATCCCATCTCACTACTACGAG GGATTCTACGCTTACCTCTACTTTGTGGCCATTGGATTCTTTGGCTACATTTACGTCCTCTTGAAAACCCAATTCAACTCGCTAACGTGGAAAAGAC GTTGGTATCAAATGACGCAGCGTCTCAAGGATAAAAAGATAGCCAAAACAACGGCTGATGGCGACGGTGCCTCTCAAGACAATGGATTGTCCCTGGAGGACATAATGACCAGTCGATTACGGATTACTCTTGGCAAAGAACTCGATCCTAGACACAGTCCCAACCACGGATCCTTCTACCTTCGCATGGGAGCCGTCG TGTTTGGAGTTGGCTCAATGATTTATTCCGGGCTGGAATTCGCTCAATACTTTGAAATGTCATCCAATCCTTTGTGCGATGACATAATGATGGCAGTTCAGCCAGCGTCGCGTATGCTCTTCACATTTTTCCAAATGTATTTCGTTTTCCTAAATGCAAAG ATTCAGATTGTCAAGAACAGCAACGTCATTGTGGCTCGTTTTGGAATGATGCACATCGTAGCCACGAACCTCTGCGTCTGGCTCAACGTTATCATCCAGGAAACAAAACACGAGATCCTCAATTTCGAGCAGCATGGAGGTGGCGACACAACCGAGCACGACCGGCATCAGGTGTCTGGACACGGTGAAGAGCTCGTCCAAATAGCAG ATGCCGTCGACCCTGACGCTTCAGCCGTGATTGGACACTGGTTGAACAAGACAGTTTTGGACCACGTCCAGGATGAAGGTGAATATCATTCTCCATCATACCATCGGCTGGGCAAGAGGACGCTGTCGGACGAATGCCATCGCTCAGATTTGATG ggaacactGACGCAGAATGCCAGTCCTTTCCTGTTTCCATGCGCCATCGAATATTCTCTGATATGCGCCGCTATAATGTACGAAATATGGAAACATACTGGAAAAAATCGCCACCAAAAGTTGGCCCGTTCGGTAAACGATTCACCGGCCGGCGTCCGTACGCCCAGAACGCCCCGCGGAAGCTTTTATCCGTATTCGCAACGTCGTTCCCCGCACCACTATTCCGTCGACTGTACCAACGCCAACAAAGGCCTCTTCTTTGGAATTTTTGTCTTGGTGCTAAGCATTTTGGCCATGATACTGTTTTTCGTCTTGATCCATCGCGAGGAATACAAAAGTACAGCCATCACTATCGTCCATTTGGCCGAACTGATTCTTTACATGTTGACGTTGATCGCCGTCTTAATTGGAATCATACAA GTGAGCCAGTTGCAATTTGATGCTTCCCATCCGCTCGATCTCGACAACATCCTGCTTATCGTCGCTCTTACGGGCGTCATTTCCTACAACGTCTTTACCATAATCGGAACCCAGTTCAGCGACCATCCGGACAGGATGCTGGTGCTAATCAATGCCTTGACGGCCGTCGTGCAGGCTGTAGCTCAAACCGTGTTTGTCCTCGGTTCTTCCAAGCGACACCTCTACACTAGACGCCAGGAGCAGCGCAAACCTGGCCGTGAAGTCGTCACTTTCTTAATGGTCACCAACTTTGCGATG TGGGCCATTATAACGTTGGAGAAGAGCCGATTCGACGCCCACCCCGTCCAATCGCAATTTTTTGGTCAGTGGCCATGGACTATCATCACTAACATCAGCTCTCCACTGGCCATTTTCTATCGCTACCATTCGACAGTTTGTCTCTGCGAGATATGGAAACGTTGCTACAAAATCACAGAGAGATCATCTAACCATACTCCGCTTCAGCAGCTCGCAAGCGTCTAG
- the LOC124192677 gene encoding proton channel OtopLc-like isoform X2 has product MTARVRWEGVDEVGHSKNGVADGATAIRNTRKRSSIEFICTAVRNLSHHTTSRPSSPKPIEVKSHTKEICPTCDGNTNESKAEKVPATTESQESGTLVGSVRSTAAEEAKSEQESLLKPVKEKPILGGAIIKQNFRSENQITLANTQPLPTINDRMSLPPFSGQNTPTHQRNHPEKVIKLWKQHGNRHNIRQATVDMLSALYGIMLVVMGVAFPTSQVISIKIPSHYYEGFYAYLYFVAIGFFGYIYVLLKTQFNSLTWKRRWYQMTQRLKDKKIAKTTADGDGASQDNGLSLEDIMTSRLRITLGKELDPRHSPNHGSFYLRMGAVVFGVGSMIYSGLEFAQYFEMSSNPLCDDIMMAVQPASRMLFTFFQMYFVFLNAKIQIVKNSNVIVARFGMMHIVATNLCVWLNVIIQETKHEILNFEQHGGGDTTEHDRHQVSGHGEELVQIADAVDPDASAVIGHWLNKTVLDHVQDEGEYHSPSYHRLGKRTLSDECHRSDLMGTLTQNASPFLFPCAIEYSLICAAIMYEIWKHTGKNRHQKLARSVNDSPAGVRTPRTPRGSFYPYSQRRSPHHYSVDCTNANKGLFFGIFVLVLSILAMILFFVLIHREEYKSTAITIVHLAELILYMLTLIAVLIGIIQVSQLQFDASHPLDLDNILLIVALTGVISYNVFTIIGTQFSDHPDRMLVLINALTAVVQAVAQTVFVLGSSKRHLYTRRQEQRKPGREVVTFLMVTNFAMWAIITLEKSRFDAHPVQSQFFGQWPWTIITNISSPLAIFYRYHSTVCLCEIWKRCYKITERSSNHTPLQQLASV; this is encoded by the exons CTGGGAAGGAGTGGACGAAGTTGGTCATTCGAAGAACGGCGTAGCGGATGGAGCTACCGCTATCAGAAATACTAGGAAGAGATCTTCCATTGAGTTTATTTGCACAGCCGTCAGAAATTTGTCCCACCACACAACATCGCGACCGTCCAGTCCCAAGCCGATTGAGGTCAAGTCTCATACGAAGGAAATATGCCCAACATGCGATGGGAATACGAATGAATCAAAAGCAGAGAAAGTTCCGGCGACGACCGAGTCGCAGGAAAG TGGAACCTTGGTGGGAAGCGTCAGATCGACGGCTGCGGAAGAAGCGAAAAGCGAGCAGGAATCTCTCTTGAAACCCGTCAAAGAAAAACCTATCCTAGGCGGAGCAATAATCAAGCAGAATTTTCGAAGCGAAAATCAGATTACTTTGGCCAATACCCAGCCACTGCCCACAATCAATGACCGGATGTCTTTGCCGCCATTTAGCGGCCAAAACACTCCAACACATCAGCGGAACCACCCAGAGAAAGTCATCAAATTATGGAAACAACACGGCAA TCGTCACAATATCAGGCAGGCTACTGTCGACATGCTTAGCGCTCTATACGGAATCATGCTGGTAGTTATGGGCGTGGCCTTTCCTACTTCACAAGTCATTTCCATCAAGATCCCATCTCACTACTACGAG GGATTCTACGCTTACCTCTACTTTGTGGCCATTGGATTCTTTGGCTACATTTACGTCCTCTTGAAAACCCAATTCAACTCGCTAACGTGGAAAAGAC GTTGGTATCAAATGACGCAGCGTCTCAAGGATAAAAAGATAGCCAAAACAACGGCTGATGGCGACGGTGCCTCTCAAGACAATGGATTGTCCCTGGAGGACATAATGACCAGTCGATTACGGATTACTCTTGGCAAAGAACTCGATCCTAGACACAGTCCCAACCACGGATCCTTCTACCTTCGCATGGGAGCCGTCG TGTTTGGAGTTGGCTCAATGATTTATTCCGGGCTGGAATTCGCTCAATACTTTGAAATGTCATCCAATCCTTTGTGCGATGACATAATGATGGCAGTTCAGCCAGCGTCGCGTATGCTCTTCACATTTTTCCAAATGTATTTCGTTTTCCTAAATGCAAAG ATTCAGATTGTCAAGAACAGCAACGTCATTGTGGCTCGTTTTGGAATGATGCACATCGTAGCCACGAACCTCTGCGTCTGGCTCAACGTTATCATCCAGGAAACAAAACACGAGATCCTCAATTTCGAGCAGCATGGAGGTGGCGACACAACCGAGCACGACCGGCATCAGGTGTCTGGACACGGTGAAGAGCTCGTCCAAATAGCAG ATGCCGTCGACCCTGACGCTTCAGCCGTGATTGGACACTGGTTGAACAAGACAGTTTTGGACCACGTCCAGGATGAAGGTGAATATCATTCTCCATCATACCATCGGCTGGGCAAGAGGACGCTGTCGGACGAATGCCATCGCTCAGATTTGATG ggaacactGACGCAGAATGCCAGTCCTTTCCTGTTTCCATGCGCCATCGAATATTCTCTGATATGCGCCGCTATAATGTACGAAATATGGAAACATACTGGAAAAAATCGCCACCAAAAGTTGGCCCGTTCGGTAAACGATTCACCGGCCGGCGTCCGTACGCCCAGAACGCCCCGCGGAAGCTTTTATCCGTATTCGCAACGTCGTTCCCCGCACCACTATTCCGTCGACTGTACCAACGCCAACAAAGGCCTCTTCTTTGGAATTTTTGTCTTGGTGCTAAGCATTTTGGCCATGATACTGTTTTTCGTCTTGATCCATCGCGAGGAATACAAAAGTACAGCCATCACTATCGTCCATTTGGCCGAACTGATTCTTTACATGTTGACGTTGATCGCCGTCTTAATTGGAATCATACAA GTGAGCCAGTTGCAATTTGATGCTTCCCATCCGCTCGATCTCGACAACATCCTGCTTATCGTCGCTCTTACGGGCGTCATTTCCTACAACGTCTTTACCATAATCGGAACCCAGTTCAGCGACCATCCGGACAGGATGCTGGTGCTAATCAATGCCTTGACGGCCGTCGTGCAGGCTGTAGCTCAAACCGTGTTTGTCCTCGGTTCTTCCAAGCGACACCTCTACACTAGACGCCAGGAGCAGCGCAAACCTGGCCGTGAAGTCGTCACTTTCTTAATGGTCACCAACTTTGCGATG TGGGCCATTATAACGTTGGAGAAGAGCCGATTCGACGCCCACCCCGTCCAATCGCAATTTTTTGGTCAGTGGCCATGGACTATCATCACTAACATCAGCTCTCCACTGGCCATTTTCTATCGCTACCATTCGACAGTTTGTCTCTGCGAGATATGGAAACGTTGCTACAAAATCACAGAGAGATCATCTAACCATACTCCGCTTCAGCAGCTCGCAAGCGTCTAG
- the LOC124192677 gene encoding proton channel OtopLc-like isoform X3, translated as MTARVRWEGVDEVGHSKNGVADGATAIRNTRKRSSIEFICTAVRNLSHHTTSRPSSPKPIEVKSHTKEICPTCDGNTNESKAEKVPATTESQESGTLVGSVRSTAAEEAKSEQESLLKPVKEKPILGGAIIKQNFRSENQITLANTQPLPTINDRMSLPPFSGQNTPTHQRNHPEKVIKLWKQHGKQATVDMLSALYGIMLVVMGVAFPTSQVISIKIPSHYYEGFYAYLYFVAIGFFGYIYVLLKTQFNSLTWKRRWYQMTQRLKDKKIAKTTADGDGASQDNGLSLEDIMTSRLRITLGKELDPRHSPNHGSFYLRMGAVVFGVGSMIYSGLEFAQYFEMSSNPLCDDIMMAVQPASRMLFTFFQMYFVFLNAKIQIVKNSNVIVARFGMMHIVATNLCVWLNVIIQETKHEILNFEQHGGGDTTEHDRHQVSGHGEELVQIAADAVDPDASAVIGHWLNKTVLDHVQDEGEYHSPSYHRLGKRTLSDECHRSDLMGTLTQNASPFLFPCAIEYSLICAAIMYEIWKHTGKNRHQKLARSVNDSPAGVRTPRTPRGSFYPYSQRRSPHHYSVDCTNANKGLFFGIFVLVLSILAMILFFVLIHREEYKSTAITIVHLAELILYMLTLIAVLIGIIQVSQLQFDASHPLDLDNILLIVALTGVISYNVFTIIGTQFSDHPDRMLVLINALTAVVQAVAQTVFVLGSSKRHLYTRRQEQRKPGREVVTFLMVTNFAMWAIITLEKSRFDAHPVQSQFFGQWPWTIITNISSPLAIFYRYHSTVCLCEIWKRCYKITERSSNHTPLQQLASV; from the exons CTGGGAAGGAGTGGACGAAGTTGGTCATTCGAAGAACGGCGTAGCGGATGGAGCTACCGCTATCAGAAATACTAGGAAGAGATCTTCCATTGAGTTTATTTGCACAGCCGTCAGAAATTTGTCCCACCACACAACATCGCGACCGTCCAGTCCCAAGCCGATTGAGGTCAAGTCTCATACGAAGGAAATATGCCCAACATGCGATGGGAATACGAATGAATCAAAAGCAGAGAAAGTTCCGGCGACGACCGAGTCGCAGGAAAG TGGAACCTTGGTGGGAAGCGTCAGATCGACGGCTGCGGAAGAAGCGAAAAGCGAGCAGGAATCTCTCTTGAAACCCGTCAAAGAAAAACCTATCCTAGGCGGAGCAATAATCAAGCAGAATTTTCGAAGCGAAAATCAGATTACTTTGGCCAATACCCAGCCACTGCCCACAATCAATGACCGGATGTCTTTGCCGCCATTTAGCGGCCAAAACACTCCAACACATCAGCGGAACCACCCAGAGAAAGTCATCAAATTATGGAAACAACACGGCAA GCAGGCTACTGTCGACATGCTTAGCGCTCTATACGGAATCATGCTGGTAGTTATGGGCGTGGCCTTTCCTACTTCACAAGTCATTTCCATCAAGATCCCATCTCACTACTACGAG GGATTCTACGCTTACCTCTACTTTGTGGCCATTGGATTCTTTGGCTACATTTACGTCCTCTTGAAAACCCAATTCAACTCGCTAACGTGGAAAAGAC GTTGGTATCAAATGACGCAGCGTCTCAAGGATAAAAAGATAGCCAAAACAACGGCTGATGGCGACGGTGCCTCTCAAGACAATGGATTGTCCCTGGAGGACATAATGACCAGTCGATTACGGATTACTCTTGGCAAAGAACTCGATCCTAGACACAGTCCCAACCACGGATCCTTCTACCTTCGCATGGGAGCCGTCG TGTTTGGAGTTGGCTCAATGATTTATTCCGGGCTGGAATTCGCTCAATACTTTGAAATGTCATCCAATCCTTTGTGCGATGACATAATGATGGCAGTTCAGCCAGCGTCGCGTATGCTCTTCACATTTTTCCAAATGTATTTCGTTTTCCTAAATGCAAAG ATTCAGATTGTCAAGAACAGCAACGTCATTGTGGCTCGTTTTGGAATGATGCACATCGTAGCCACGAACCTCTGCGTCTGGCTCAACGTTATCATCCAGGAAACAAAACACGAGATCCTCAATTTCGAGCAGCATGGAGGTGGCGACACAACCGAGCACGACCGGCATCAGGTGTCTGGACACGGTGAAGAGCTCGTCCAAATAGCAG CAGATGCCGTCGACCCTGACGCTTCAGCCGTGATTGGACACTGGTTGAACAAGACAGTTTTGGACCACGTCCAGGATGAAGGTGAATATCATTCTCCATCATACCATCGGCTGGGCAAGAGGACGCTGTCGGACGAATGCCATCGCTCAGATTTGATG ggaacactGACGCAGAATGCCAGTCCTTTCCTGTTTCCATGCGCCATCGAATATTCTCTGATATGCGCCGCTATAATGTACGAAATATGGAAACATACTGGAAAAAATCGCCACCAAAAGTTGGCCCGTTCGGTAAACGATTCACCGGCCGGCGTCCGTACGCCCAGAACGCCCCGCGGAAGCTTTTATCCGTATTCGCAACGTCGTTCCCCGCACCACTATTCCGTCGACTGTACCAACGCCAACAAAGGCCTCTTCTTTGGAATTTTTGTCTTGGTGCTAAGCATTTTGGCCATGATACTGTTTTTCGTCTTGATCCATCGCGAGGAATACAAAAGTACAGCCATCACTATCGTCCATTTGGCCGAACTGATTCTTTACATGTTGACGTTGATCGCCGTCTTAATTGGAATCATACAA GTGAGCCAGTTGCAATTTGATGCTTCCCATCCGCTCGATCTCGACAACATCCTGCTTATCGTCGCTCTTACGGGCGTCATTTCCTACAACGTCTTTACCATAATCGGAACCCAGTTCAGCGACCATCCGGACAGGATGCTGGTGCTAATCAATGCCTTGACGGCCGTCGTGCAGGCTGTAGCTCAAACCGTGTTTGTCCTCGGTTCTTCCAAGCGACACCTCTACACTAGACGCCAGGAGCAGCGCAAACCTGGCCGTGAAGTCGTCACTTTCTTAATGGTCACCAACTTTGCGATG TGGGCCATTATAACGTTGGAGAAGAGCCGATTCGACGCCCACCCCGTCCAATCGCAATTTTTTGGTCAGTGGCCATGGACTATCATCACTAACATCAGCTCTCCACTGGCCATTTTCTATCGCTACCATTCGACAGTTTGTCTCTGCGAGATATGGAAACGTTGCTACAAAATCACAGAGAGATCATCTAACCATACTCCGCTTCAGCAGCTCGCAAGCGTCTAG